From Streptomyces mirabilis, a single genomic window includes:
- a CDS encoding Lsr2 family DNA-binding protein, with protein sequence MARWYGYFTSPASPPSSGAPRLRHPHRVLLTYRSTTTPTPRVERRHSLRQEAEREDGSAAVTEVRAWARTHGHTVPDRGRLCADIWDLARRPSSLTSQRLMSNGTVQLSGDPSAHNRSSTRATLSDPPDLQRRPTRSQNRRGAFPGPTTTSP encoded by the coding sequence TTGGCCAGGTGGTACGGGTACTTCACGTCACCGGCGTCACCGCCGAGTTCTGGCGCGCCGAGGCTTCGCCACCCGCACCGCGTACTCCTCACCTACCGCAGCACCACCACCCCGACACCCCGCGTCGAACGCCGGCACTCACTACGACAAGAAGCAGAACGAGAAGACGGCTCAGCGGCCGTCACAGAGGTTCGGGCCTGGGCCCGAACCCACGGACACACCGTCCCCGACCGGGGACGCCTGTGCGCCGACATCTGGGACCTGGCACGCCGCCCATCCTCACTGACGTCGCAGCGGCTGATGTCGAATGGGACAGTTCAGCTCAGCGGAGACCCGAGCGCACACAATCGGTCCTCGACAAGGGCCACTCTGAGCGACCCACCTGACCTGCAAAGACGCCCCACACGTTCCCAAAACCGACGAGGGGCGTTCCCGGGACCGACTACGACGAGCCCCTGA